In Oryza brachyantha chromosome 1, ObraRS2, whole genome shotgun sequence, the following are encoded in one genomic region:
- the LOC102718138 gene encoding probable sulfate transporter 3.5, whose product MGTEARDGDDDRRLRAAPAPALHLHGGGALPEVNLSTRRPFAEKVWSDLAETFFPDDPFRGFGGLPPARRAWCALKYFVPALDWAPRYRLAKFKYDLLAGVTIASLAIPQGISYARLANLPPIIGLYSSFVPPLLYAVFGSSNNLAVGTVAAASLLLASIVETEVTADENPVLYLQLFYTAAFFTGLFQTALGVFRLGLIVDFLSRSTITGFMGGTAAIIILQQLKGLLGMKHFTTKTDVISVLHSIYHYRHEWKWQSAVLGICFLLFLLSSQHLRKKLPKLFWVSAVAPFMVVVIGGVFAFLVKGDEHGIPIVGNLKKGLNPLSISQLTFQSRHMKTAVKAGLLSGILALAEGIAVGRSLAMVKNEQIDGNKEMIAFGIMNIAGSFTSCYLTTGPFSKSAVNFHAGCKTPMSNVVMSVCIMLVLLFLAPLFKYTPLVALSSIIVVAMIGLIKVKEFCHLYKVDKFDFCICMVAFLGVVFFTMVTGLGASVGLSVVRALLYVARPTTCKLGSIAGSESFRDVKQYPQAKSVPGILVLQLGSPIYFINAGYLRERILRWVEDEENLCKGVGHDLQYVILDLGGVTSVDNSGIGMLSEVHKSLERRGITIALTNPRLEVTEKLMPSGFIRDILGEEWVFLTIKDAITACRYALQTFRRKGEDEV is encoded by the exons ATGGGGACGGAGgcccgcgacggcgacgacgaccgccggctccgcgcggcgccggcgccggcgctccacctgcacggcggcggcgccctgcCGGAGGTGAACCTGTCCACGCGGCGGCCGTTCGCGGAGAAGGTGTGGTCGGACCTCGCCGAGACGTTCTTCCCCGACGACCCGTTCCGCGGGTTCGGGGGGCTGCCGCCGGCCAGGCGGGCGTGGTGCGCGCTCAAGTACTTCGTCCCGGCGCTGGACTGGGCCCCGCGCTACCGCCTCGCCAAGTTCAAGTAcgacctcctcgccggcgtcacCATCGCCAGCCTCGCCATCCCGCAGGGCATCAGCTACGCCCGCCTCGCCAACCTCCCGCCCATCATCGGCCTCT ATTCGAGCTTCGTGCCGCCGTTGCTGTACGCGGTGTTCGGGAGCTCCAACAACCTGGCGGTggggacggtggcggcggcgtcgctgcTGCTCGCGTCCATCGTCGAGACGGAGGTGACGGCGGACGAGAACCCGGTGCTGTACCTGCAGCTCTTCTACACCGCCGCCTTCTTCACCGGGCTCTTCCAGACCGCATTAGGCGTCTTTAg GTTAGGGCTAATAGTGGATTTCCTCTCGCGGTCGACGATCACCGGCTTCAtgggcggcacggcggcgatcATCATACTGCAGCAGCTCAAGGGCCTTCTTGGGATGAAGCATTTCACCACCAAGACGGACGTCATCTCCGTCCTGCACTCCATCTACCATTACCGCCATGAG TGGAAATGGCAGAGTGCAGTTCTTGGCATATGCTTCTTGTTGTTCTTGTTGTCGAGTCAGCACCTG AGAAAGAAATTGCCAAAATTGTTCTGGGTGTCGGCCGTTGCACCTTTCATGGTTGTCGTCATCGGAGGCGTATTCGCTTTCCTCGTCAAGGGTGACGAGCATGGCATCCCGATA GTCGGTAACCTGAAGAAAGGGCTCAATCCCCTGTCCATTTCGCAGCTAACATTCCAGTCCAGGCACATGAAGACGGCCGTGAAAGCAGGTCTCTTGTCTGGGATCCTAGCGCTGGCA GAAGGGATAGCCGTCGGCCGAAGCCTGGCGATGGTCAAGAACGAACAGATCGACGGTAACAAGGAGATGATCGCGTTTGGCATCATGAACATCGCCGGCTCTTTCACCTCCTGCTACCTCACGACAG GGCCGTTCTCAAAGTCGGCGGTGAACTTCCACGCCGGGTGCAAGACGCCGATGTCGAACGTGGTGATGTCGGTGTGCATCATGCTGGTGCTGCTGTTCCTGGCCCCTCTGTTCAAGTACACCCCGCTGGTGGCGCTCTCCTcgatcatcgtcgtcgccatgaTCGGGCTGATCAAGGTCAAGGAGTTCTGCCACCTCTACAAGGTCGACAAGTTCGACTTCTGCATCTGCATGGTCGCCTTCCTCGGCGTCGTCTTCTTCACCATGGTCACAGGCCTCGGCGCATCG GTAGGCTTGTCAGTAGTGAGGGCATTGCTGTACGTAGCCAGGCCTACCACCTGCAAGCTTGGAAGCATAGCCGGAAGCGAGAGCTTCCGCGACGTAAAGCAATACCCGCAGGCGAAGAGCGTCCCCGGCATCCTCGTCTTGCAGCTGGGCTCTCCCATCTATTTCATCAACGCGGGTTACTTGCGGGAAAG GATCTTGAGATGGGTGGAGGATGAGGAGAACCTCTGCAAGGGCGTCGGGCACGATTTGCAATACGTTATTCTTGATCTTGGTG GTGTCACCTCGGTCGACAACTCTGGAATCGGGATGCTATCAGAAGTACACAAGAGCCTCGAGCGGAGAGGGATCACG ATAGCTCTGACAAATCCTAGGCTAGAGGTGACAGAGAAGCTGATGCCGTCTGGATTCATCAGGGACATCTTGGGGGAGGAGTGGGTGTTCCTGACTATCAAGGACGCCATCACGGCGTGCCGATACGCGCTGCAGACGTTCAGACGTAAGGGAGAAGACGAAGTATAG